The following coding sequences lie in one Psychrilyobacter atlanticus DSM 19335 genomic window:
- a CDS encoding YbaN family protein, whose product MRRYLMIGGGFLSLLLGTLGIFLPLLPTTPFLLLSASLFSKSSEKFHRKLMGNKILGEYIYNYSEKKGLKRREKIISLGTLWGGILFSFMKISNVHGRIFLLVVLAGVTYHLLKLKTLKN is encoded by the coding sequence ATGAGAAGGTATCTGATGATAGGTGGAGGATTTTTATCTCTACTCTTGGGGACCCTGGGAATATTTTTACCTCTATTACCGACCACACCATTTTTACTTTTATCGGCATCTTTATTTTCTAAATCATCGGAAAAATTTCATAGAAAGCTTATGGGAAATAAAATTTTAGGGGAGTATATATATAACTATTCAGAAAAAAAAGGGTTGAAGAGAAGGGAAAAAATAATATCTCTGGGGACTCTTTGGGGAGGGATTCTCTTTTCTTTTATGAAGATTTCAAATGTTCATGGAAGGATATTTTTACTGGTAGTTTTGGCAGGAGTGACCTATCATCTGTTGAAATTAAAAACCTTGAAAAATTAA
- a CDS encoding coproporphyrinogen-III oxidase family protein codes for MNPKMREALHNALGDEEYRKLEKTIEKKGMMALMGEVAKNPKLRKMMKTMMGAPKNKEKTMSPFEVRLKSHHNSSAILDDFFEKKSLDDDGFIEYLDGETRDIPKSIYVHTPYCDKICSFCNLNREQLKGSLDEYANYIADEFRKYGSTRYMKESEFEVIFFGGGTPTVYKPNQLEIILKSIEENVRLKDGYEFTFETTLHNLNKEKLDVMMKYGVNRLSVGIQSFSEVGREFYNRTYGKEEVIKRLEELKEYFNGEVCIDIIYNYPNQSKEDVVEDAKITRELGLGSSSYYSLMVHDGSVLSEDIEKGRVELSKSLEREKELANAFSDELMKTGEYYQLELTKIAKKGGDLYKYIKVRNAGGDTFPIGVGAGGNIGNVGVFRMAKNGSVYSVKTEEHRKFDMVSGLMQFPKVKKEALIDILSEKEMNIYGEKMKDYIALGYMNDEGENFSLTNEGIFWGNNISKDILSHLANTLYGNKRKV; via the coding sequence TTGAATCCAAAAATGAGAGAAGCTCTCCATAATGCATTAGGGGATGAAGAGTATAGAAAGTTAGAAAAAACAATAGAAAAAAAAGGCATGATGGCTCTAATGGGGGAGGTAGCTAAAAATCCAAAACTAAGAAAAATGATGAAAACAATGATGGGAGCACCAAAAAACAAGGAAAAGACCATGTCACCATTTGAGGTAAGGCTAAAATCCCATCATAATTCCAGTGCTATCCTAGATGATTTTTTTGAAAAGAAAAGTCTAGATGATGATGGATTTATAGAATATTTAGATGGTGAGACAAGAGATATTCCAAAGTCAATCTATGTTCATACACCATACTGCGATAAGATTTGCTCATTCTGTAACTTGAATAGAGAGCAATTAAAGGGTAGTTTAGATGAATATGCAAACTATATAGCTGATGAGTTTAGAAAATATGGATCCACTAGATATATGAAGGAAAGTGAATTCGAGGTAATCTTCTTTGGAGGAGGAACTCCAACAGTCTATAAACCAAATCAATTGGAGATAATCCTAAAGAGCATAGAGGAAAATGTGAGATTGAAAGATGGATATGAATTCACATTTGAAACAACACTTCATAATTTGAACAAGGAAAAATTAGACGTAATGATGAAATATGGAGTCAATAGGCTCAGTGTTGGGATTCAGTCTTTTAGTGAAGTTGGAAGGGAATTTTATAACAGGACCTATGGTAAAGAAGAAGTAATAAAAAGACTTGAGGAATTAAAAGAATACTTCAATGGAGAAGTTTGTATCGATATTATCTATAACTACCCAAACCAAAGTAAGGAAGATGTTGTAGAGGATGCAAAAATTACCAGAGAGTTAGGACTGGGAAGTTCAAGTTACTATTCACTGATGGTTCATGACGGATCGGTTTTATCTGAAGATATAGAAAAAGGTAGAGTAGAACTAAGTAAGTCTCTCGAAAGAGAGAAGGAGTTGGCTAATGCATTTTCAGATGAACTTATGAAAACTGGAGAATACTATCAGTTAGAGCTGACTAAGATAGCTAAAAAAGGCGGAGATCTATATAAATATATTAAAGTTAGAAATGCTGGCGGGGACACATTCCCTATTGGGGTAGGTGCTGGAGGAAATATCGGTAATGTAGGTGTCTTTAGAATGGCTAAGAATGGATCAGTTTATAGTGTAAAGACCGAGGAACATAGAAAATTTGATATGGTTTCAGGATTAATGCAGTTTCCCAAGGTAAAAAAAGAGGCTCTTATTGATATTTTAAGTGAAAAAGAGATGAATATATATGGCGAAAAGATGAAGGATTATATCGCACTTGGATATATGAACGATGAGGGAGAGAACTTTAGTTTAACAAACGAAGGGATCTTTTGGGGAAATAATATCTCTAAGGATATACTTAGTCATTTAGCTAATACTCTATACGGAAATAAGAGGAAGGTTTAG
- a CDS encoding ExbD/TolR family protein: protein MSLKKFSNGKKRQVVPDLTPLIDVVFLLLIFFMVATTFNDMGGLEIELPKSSSIKESAKDIDEISILVGKGKEIKLKTDILGRSAIEDVNLENLGTELQSVIERSKEKKVGIVADREIDYGDVVDIMSIAKEKGALSIDIETERK from the coding sequence ATGAGTCTAAAAAAGTTTTCTAATGGGAAAAAAAGACAAGTTGTTCCTGATTTGACACCTCTTATAGATGTGGTATTTTTACTTTTAATATTCTTTATGGTTGCTACAACATTTAATGATATGGGAGGACTGGAGATCGAATTGCCTAAATCCAGTTCTATTAAAGAAAGTGCAAAAGATATAGATGAGATATCTATCCTCGTAGGGAAAGGTAAGGAAATAAAATTAAAAACAGATATACTGGGAAGATCTGCCATAGAGGATGTGAACTTAGAAAATCTGGGGACGGAACTCCAGAGTGTTATTGAAAGATCCAAAGAGAAGAAAGTAGGAATAGTAGCTGATAGAGAGATAGATTATGGCGATGTGGTAGATATAATGTCCATAGCTAAAGAAAAAGGTGCCTTGAGCATCGATATAGAAACTGAGAGGAAGTGA
- a CDS encoding MotA/TolQ/ExbB proton channel family protein yields MLKHILENGGIIVYGIMFLSIIGFGVILERGIYFLKNERHSGAVLLNHLERYMIDGQKDKAIAVCNGFKNSSAVVIKEIINEYESCSIRGCNYEFLEEKARESALREMPKLEKNMWILGIAAHVTPLVGLFGTVTGMIQAFMAISTHGTGDPTIIAKGISQALITTATGLGVAIPALIFHNFYSKKIEEILHNMEKNAVEFINFLRKQRCRNESKKVF; encoded by the coding sequence ATGTTGAAGCACATATTGGAAAACGGAGGTATTATTGTATATGGGATAATGTTTTTATCCATTATCGGATTTGGGGTTATTCTAGAGAGAGGGATTTATTTTTTAAAAAATGAGAGACATAGCGGTGCAGTTTTATTGAATCATCTGGAGAGGTATATGATTGATGGCCAAAAGGATAAAGCTATAGCAGTTTGCAATGGGTTTAAAAATAGTAGTGCAGTAGTTATAAAAGAGATAATAAACGAGTATGAAAGCTGCAGTATTCGTGGATGTAACTATGAATTTCTGGAAGAAAAAGCAAGGGAATCAGCACTTCGTGAGATGCCTAAATTAGAAAAAAATATGTGGATATTGGGAATCGCTGCCCATGTGACACCACTGGTGGGGTTATTTGGTACTGTTACCGGGATGATCCAGGCATTTATGGCAATCTCAACTCACGGAACTGGAGACCCGACAATTATTGCCAAAGGAATATCCCAGGCACTAATTACTACAGCCACAGGGCTGGGGGTAGCTATACCGGCACTTATTTTTCATAATTTTTATAGTAAAAAAATAGAAGAGATCCTCCATAATATGGAAAAAAATGCTGTTGAATTTATCAATTTCTTGAGAAAGCAGAGGTGCAGAAATGAGTCTAAAAAAGTTTTCTAA
- a CDS encoding energy transducer TonB → MRYFLFSLVLHIIIVVFALETMKDPLEFKQVGDPKVSFTMIGASEKISGSSQDFVLKKQAPQQEKKIQKNMTKQIKEEVKPEKKKIIKKEVTKSKKKKLETKNKVVDKIEKMEKNSKSDNIQKENNELSLDSATETKIQQDNQTTDQNSPEKEIINGFVKLADGSVAAKNQGVKGLSYGFLSQPEPNYPEIARKMGFNSDITIKVRFLIGYDGRVEEIKFYDDIEKFGFRNEVNKALNQWRSTPITVNGDKVKLYFYKKFKFEKIR, encoded by the coding sequence ATGAGGTATTTTTTATTTTCTCTGGTGCTGCATATTATAATAGTTGTTTTTGCTTTAGAAACAATGAAAGATCCATTGGAGTTCAAGCAGGTTGGGGATCCTAAAGTTTCATTTACTATGATAGGAGCCAGTGAAAAAATCAGCGGTTCATCCCAGGATTTTGTCTTAAAAAAGCAGGCTCCCCAGCAGGAGAAAAAGATTCAAAAAAATATGACAAAACAAATAAAAGAGGAGGTTAAACCTGAAAAAAAGAAAATTATAAAAAAAGAAGTGACTAAAAGTAAAAAAAAGAAGTTAGAAACAAAAAATAAAGTAGTAGATAAAATTGAAAAGATGGAAAAAAATTCTAAATCAGATAATATTCAAAAAGAAAATAATGAACTTTCTTTGGATTCAGCAACAGAAACAAAAATACAACAAGATAACCAGACCACAGATCAAAACTCTCCAGAGAAAGAGATAATAAACGGTTTTGTAAAATTAGCTGACGGGAGTGTTGCCGCTAAAAATCAGGGTGTCAAAGGTTTGAGCTATGGTTTTTTATCTCAGCCTGAACCAAACTACCCGGAGATTGCCAGAAAAATGGGATTTAACAGTGATATAACCATTAAAGTCAGATTTTTAATCGGTTATGACGGTCGTGTGGAGGAGATTAAATTTTATGATGATATAGAAAAATTTGGATTTCGAAATGAAGTAAATAAAGCTTTAAATCAATGGAGATCTACACCTATAACAGTTAATGGTGATAAAGTTAAATTATATTTCTATAAAAAATTTAAATTTGAAAAAATCAGATAG
- a CDS encoding flavodoxin family protein, with amino-acid sequence MKTLIAYSSKTGNTRRVGEAILKAFPQGEIKDIKDIDNLDYDLIIVGTWIDKGTADAKALKFIETIKEKRTAYFFTLGAFPNSNHANDCIKNIDKLFLDNKNTLIGNFHCQGAIDPKLISWMSELPAEHPHSPNKERVERWEEAAKHPDKKDFENAYNYFKNLV; translated from the coding sequence ATGAAAACATTAATCGCTTATTCAAGTAAAACAGGAAATACCAGAAGAGTCGGAGAAGCTATTTTAAAGGCTTTTCCCCAGGGAGAAATTAAAGACATTAAAGATATAGATAATCTTGACTATGATCTTATTATTGTAGGGACATGGATAGACAAGGGAACCGCAGATGCAAAGGCTCTTAAATTTATAGAAACTATAAAAGAGAAAAGAACAGCTTATTTCTTTACATTAGGAGCTTTCCCAAATTCTAACCATGCAAATGACTGCATAAAAAATATAGATAAATTGTTCCTGGATAACAAAAATACCCTCATTGGAAACTTCCACTGTCAGGGTGCAATTGATCCAAAATTAATTTCTTGGATGTCAGAACTGCCGGCTGAACATCCACATTCACCTAATAAAGAAAGGGTTGAAAGATGGGAAGAGGCCGCTAAACATCCAGATAAAAAAGATTTTGAAAATGCCTATAACTACTTTAAAAACTTAGTATAA